From Leptospira congkakensis, one genomic window encodes:
- a CDS encoding toprim domain-containing protein, with protein MAQKTEKTSGNSRNFKKLSHVEHVRMRTGMWLGQNSLSTFEQHFFTKNNAGTYEVSHEELSDIPAKIKCLDEACMNCVDEYRKNLNDKSIPEKDKMNKLIIQLSTDRKRVTIQDNGRGIPADNAEGVYLHLMYGENFDDIAKEDHVAGQNGVGISLVRMVSSFFRVKTINGGKAYKKMFSIHDDAKKVIRSFKLPKEDMERVFLYFDEHGTFADCPLLSADQIKQLKAPCDKTGMTAVVETAKKEDHGTTVEFELNPAYFNNLDTTFNINLVKQYLQDIAMSNPGLEVVFIHKTGKEKYKFKKGFDEIFSNSEMVYYKLDYADKTSASQIHMETYVVLGQNKNLTWVNSIFCPQGGSAIEYLENRLCDEVRKKSQIVSLEKKLNTQCTRNDVRSCFHMYVNLRILNPRFKSQDKSYLINDLNEDIRKSLDKHLDKLLKKTGLIEEIKMVMERRTQLKQLEDAQKGLRKASRNNIPKLMPPTGKPNDPGRILFVAEGDSAIAGLRPARNPKLHGLFPLRGKPLNCKGMSLAKAMQNEEMKNIVAIVGLPLDQKVKSIDELHYDRISIMTDADFDGYAIRSLMLSFFYEYWPELFDLGFINISAAPLYEVDVKWKDAKKETAFCIDDTDYDKLVAKVNKQGGEITRKKRNKGLGETGKEAMKYAVDHCMTTITVGNKKTAKNTQDLWFHKDYAEKRREAISEYSMSVIED; from the coding sequence ATGGCTCAAAAAACTGAAAAAACCTCAGGAAATTCGCGAAATTTTAAGAAATTATCTCACGTAGAACACGTGCGGATGCGGACAGGGATGTGGCTTGGCCAAAACTCATTGTCTACATTTGAACAACATTTTTTTACAAAAAATAACGCGGGAACGTACGAAGTGTCCCACGAAGAACTCTCTGACATTCCGGCTAAAATCAAATGTTTAGATGAAGCTTGTATGAACTGTGTGGATGAGTATCGTAAAAACTTAAACGACAAATCCATCCCAGAAAAAGACAAGATGAACAAACTCATCATCCAATTGTCAACCGATCGCAAACGAGTTACCATCCAAGACAATGGTCGTGGAATTCCTGCAGACAATGCGGAAGGTGTTTACCTGCATTTGATGTATGGGGAAAACTTTGATGATATTGCGAAGGAAGATCATGTCGCCGGACAAAACGGTGTGGGGATCTCTCTTGTAAGAATGGTTTCTTCTTTTTTCAGAGTGAAAACCATCAATGGTGGAAAAGCTTATAAGAAGATGTTTAGCATTCATGATGATGCTAAAAAAGTCATTCGTAGTTTCAAACTTCCTAAAGAAGATATGGAAAGAGTGTTTTTGTATTTTGATGAACACGGAACTTTTGCAGATTGTCCTCTTCTTTCCGCAGACCAAATCAAACAACTAAAAGCACCTTGTGACAAAACAGGGATGACCGCTGTTGTTGAAACTGCTAAAAAAGAAGACCATGGAACTACTGTAGAGTTTGAATTAAATCCTGCTTATTTTAATAACCTAGATACTACTTTTAACATTAATTTGGTGAAGCAGTATCTCCAAGACATCGCCATGTCGAATCCAGGTCTCGAAGTTGTATTCATTCACAAAACGGGAAAGGAAAAGTACAAATTCAAAAAGGGATTTGATGAAATTTTTAGTAACTCTGAGATGGTTTACTATAAATTAGATTATGCAGATAAAACTTCTGCTTCTCAAATCCATATGGAAACTTATGTGGTTTTGGGCCAAAACAAAAACCTAACATGGGTAAACTCGATTTTTTGCCCACAGGGTGGATCTGCCATCGAGTATTTGGAAAACAGACTTTGTGACGAGGTTCGTAAAAAATCTCAAATTGTCAGTTTAGAAAAGAAACTAAACACACAATGTACACGTAACGATGTTAGAAGTTGTTTCCATATGTATGTGAACCTTCGCATCCTCAATCCACGTTTTAAATCCCAAGATAAGTCTTATCTCATCAATGATTTGAATGAGGACATCCGAAAGTCACTGGACAAACATTTGGACAAACTTTTAAAGAAAACAGGCCTCATCGAAGAAATTAAGATGGTGATGGAGCGTAGAACCCAGCTAAAACAGCTCGAGGACGCGCAGAAAGGCCTCCGTAAGGCGTCTCGGAACAATATCCCTAAGCTGATGCCTCCAACGGGCAAACCAAACGATCCAGGCCGAATTCTATTTGTGGCGGAAGGGGACTCGGCGATTGCAGGTTTACGTCCGGCAAGAAATCCAAAGTTACATGGGCTTTTCCCATTACGTGGTAAACCTCTTAACTGTAAAGGGATGTCACTCGCTAAGGCAATGCAAAACGAAGAGATGAAAAACATTGTCGCTATTGTGGGTCTACCTCTTGACCAAAAAGTTAAGTCCATTGATGAATTGCATTACGATCGAATCAGTATCATGACAGATGCGGATTTTGATGGATATGCAATCCGTTCACTCATGTTGTCCTTTTTCTATGAATATTGGCCTGAACTTTTTGATTTAGGTTTTATCAATATCTCCGCAGCACCACTTTATGAAGTGGATGTGAAGTGGAAAGATGCAAAAAAAGAAACTGCATTCTGTATCGATGATACCGACTATGATAAGTTAGTTGCCAAAGTAAATAAACAAGGTGGAGAGATCACTCGTAAAAAACGAAACAAGGGACTTGGAGAAACTGGTAAAGAGGCAATGAAATATGCCGTCGATCATTGTATGACCACCATCACTGTGGGAAACAAAAAAACTGCCAAAAATACCCAAGACCTTTGGTTCCACAAAGACTATGCAGAAAAACGCCGCGAAGCAATTTCTGAATACTCAATGAGTGTGATCGAAGACTAA
- a CDS encoding serine hydrolase domain-containing protein has protein sequence MLSKIEEVENSGIKSLSYMYLLGDGVVHSGSLGVDKKGQIQRFKIGSITKLFTGIALLQLQEEGKLKLDDPVSKYLPEVVGMPSRGQKYREITIRDILTHQSGLPSDRASGFFLSPITKDSEILAAFRSLPQTLSQMERNEPGKAHSYSNFGFGLLGIVIERTSGIGIEEYFQKNLFSKAGMKHSTLLELNEGSELVTGYSGLFWKTETLRPVIRDLTAGSLSTTGEDMGLFMKTFFQSKRGNGLLSPSSFFEFHRIQKGPSSNFQMKLGLPVLMEERKSGDKSIWISGHSGSLPPFFADLIYDPESETASFLVGNTLSFATASIRPANKDILDITYEYKTGLKLEDLPLLERKKQNRLDGFYGLYVSPLGIHEVKPGNPPKIEMMGFDFDLVEKDNRFGTNLRLFFGLIPIKEKTLESMRIEFEPWEGTPIFTMYSLNASKGSWGFGVLVKPDYRLSEKSFLTTYQTKDPYSLISRVELKEDKRGFLNATVYYSLGGMENSNQFPCQWEQESTLRILGYGRNLGERIELKTVDGKPRLVYSGIEFLEK, from the coding sequence GTGTTGTCCAAAATAGAGGAAGTTGAAAACTCAGGAATCAAATCACTATCGTATATGTATTTATTAGGTGATGGTGTGGTGCATTCAGGTTCTCTTGGTGTAGACAAAAAAGGCCAGATACAAAGATTTAAAATAGGAAGTATCACAAAACTATTTACTGGAATTGCTCTTTTACAATTACAAGAGGAAGGCAAACTAAAGTTAGATGATCCTGTTTCCAAATACCTTCCCGAAGTAGTTGGGATGCCTTCTCGGGGACAAAAGTATCGTGAAATCACCATTCGAGACATTTTAACCCACCAATCAGGCTTACCTTCTGATAGGGCTTCTGGTTTTTTCCTATCTCCAATTACTAAGGATTCTGAGATTTTAGCTGCCTTTCGTTCTCTTCCCCAAACACTTTCGCAGATGGAAAGAAACGAACCAGGCAAAGCACATTCCTATTCCAATTTTGGGTTTGGGTTACTTGGAATCGTCATAGAACGAACCTCTGGCATTGGGATTGAAGAGTATTTCCAAAAGAATCTATTTTCCAAAGCCGGAATGAAACACTCCACCTTGTTAGAGCTAAATGAAGGTTCGGAATTAGTGACTGGATATTCTGGATTGTTTTGGAAAACAGAAACCCTTCGGCCGGTGATCCGTGATTTGACGGCTGGTTCTCTTTCGACCACCGGAGAAGATATGGGTCTTTTTATGAAGACATTCTTTCAAAGTAAAAGAGGGAATGGCCTTCTTTCCCCATCCAGTTTTTTCGAATTCCATCGCATACAAAAAGGACCCAGTTCGAATTTTCAAATGAAGTTAGGCCTTCCTGTTTTGATGGAAGAAAGGAAGAGTGGTGACAAAAGTATTTGGATTTCAGGGCATTCTGGATCACTGCCTCCCTTTTTTGCAGATTTGATTTATGATCCAGAATCAGAAACCGCTAGTTTTCTTGTGGGAAACACTCTGAGTTTTGCTACTGCTTCGATTCGACCAGCTAACAAAGATATTTTGGATATAACTTACGAATACAAAACAGGATTAAAATTGGAAGACCTACCTTTGCTTGAACGAAAAAAACAAAATAGGTTAGATGGTTTTTATGGCCTCTATGTTTCTCCTTTGGGAATTCATGAAGTAAAACCAGGAAATCCACCTAAAATAGAAATGATGGGTTTTGACTTTGATTTAGTTGAAAAAGATAACCGATTTGGAACCAACTTACGTTTGTTTTTTGGTTTGATTCCAATAAAAGAAAAAACCTTGGAATCCATGCGGATCGAATTTGAACCCTGGGAAGGGACTCCTATTTTTACCATGTATTCATTGAATGCATCCAAAGGAAGTTGGGGTTTTGGAGTTTTGGTAAAACCTGACTACCGATTGTCTGAAAAATCATTTTTGACAACGTATCAAACGAAAGACCCGTATTCACTGATCTCACGAGTGGAACTGAAAGAAGACAAACGTGGATTTTTGAACGCCACTGTTTATTATTCGTTAGGTGGAATGGAAAATTCTAACCAATTCCCTTGCCAATGGGAACAAGAATCTACCCTTCGAATTTTGGGATACGGACGGAACTTAGGGGAAAGGATCGAACTAAAAACGGTCGATGGCAAACCTAGGTTAGTGTATTCAGGAATCGAATTTTTAGAAAAGTAA
- a CDS encoding DUF3015 domain-containing protein, with protein sequence MGKRITTILFLSAAFVAVTMTSTSVEAKKYGMAGCGLGSLIITTNDITQIFAATSNGIYGNQTFGITSGTSNCTADGVVKQDKVQELFITMNYDSLGQEMASGKGEKLESLGNLLGCSSDSLSRFGQVTKENYAKLITEDSTPASVLSAVKSEVKSDKILAKSCSQI encoded by the coding sequence ATGGGAAAAAGAATTACCACAATCCTATTTTTGTCTGCTGCGTTTGTAGCTGTCACTATGACATCTACATCTGTGGAAGCAAAAAAATATGGTATGGCTGGCTGCGGTTTAGGTTCACTGATTATCACAACCAATGATATCACTCAAATTTTTGCAGCGACATCAAATGGGATTTACGGAAACCAAACGTTTGGTATTACATCTGGAACTTCCAATTGTACTGCTGACGGTGTTGTCAAACAAGACAAAGTACAAGAATTGTTCATCACTATGAACTATGATTCTCTAGGCCAAGAAATGGCTTCTGGGAAAGGGGAAAAATTAGAGTCTCTTGGAAACCTTCTTGGTTGCTCTAGCGATTCTTTATCAAGATTTGGCCAAGTGACGAAAGAAAACTACGCTAAACTCATTACTGAAGATTCAACTCCTGCAAGTGTACTTTCAGCAGTTAAGTCAGAAGTTAAAAGCGATAAAATCCTCGCTAAGTCTTGTTCACAAATCTAA
- a CDS encoding DUF3015 family protein: MKKLTLISTIGVSMVLLASQMSAAPKYGMAGCGLGTLVMPGGNQVLAATTNGTSGSQTFGITSGTSNCKADGVAKKEHAREIYVHMNFDSLEQEMAAGKGEKLSNLATLFECKSGVRFNEVVRENYSRIFTEESKANPSLMLSNLHETLEKDQTVKNYCKI, encoded by the coding sequence ATGAAAAAGTTAACACTCATCTCCACAATCGGAGTCTCCATGGTTCTCCTTGCTTCACAAATGTCTGCTGCACCGAAATACGGTATGGCTGGATGTGGTCTTGGAACTCTTGTCATGCCAGGTGGTAACCAAGTTCTTGCCGCAACTACTAACGGAACTTCAGGAAGCCAAACTTTTGGTATCACCTCTGGAACATCTAACTGTAAAGCAGACGGTGTTGCAAAAAAAGAACATGCACGTGAAATTTATGTTCACATGAACTTTGATAGTTTAGAACAAGAAATGGCAGCTGGTAAAGGTGAAAAACTTTCTAACCTAGCTACACTTTTTGAATGCAAATCTGGTGTTCGTTTTAATGAAGTAGTTAGAGAAAACTACTCTAGAATCTTCACTGAAGAATCGAAAGCAAACCCAAGTTTGATGTTGTCTAACCTTCATGAAACTTTGGAAAAAGACCAAACAGTAAAAAATTACTGCAAAATCTAA
- a CDS encoding DUF4105 domain-containing protein, with translation MFPLYLLTFLFILFTTSLGAIEPPSSTSILELDFITSRKQGENLPKSPKAKQYLQELINEAKEKHLSEETHWYRLLRFKKTRWGYLESEVDNKRYFLSPDGKYNPEKELIATLHSFFTEEAIQEELLHPQCYFPERYHWLKEKLKFDQSRLPEVSCERFKVWKDSLNPDSLSVVFSSYYMQAPASMFGHTLIKLNNKINENAELLDYGVNYAANPVDMDPFSYAYRGLTGGYPGSFAIFPYYLKVNEYNDMESRDLWEYKLKLKPEERDRFMRHLWEMGRADFDYFFINENCSYHLMEILEVAMPELNISNKPGWIVAPGDTIKLYLAEDGLVISKKYRPSLYSKIKYKIYDMTDEERTTYFEMIRFEKAFLPEPKDNFRMSLVTDAVLDTYRYRYTSKQEIPKQHKEYYDKLLVFRSKQTDEYTSKEEVPLSTPPEASHPLSRVATSFGASSLGNFAEFQYRIAYHDLLNVSKGHAPNSELAFFDTTVRTYENKKPELTSMSAVKVTSINPYNSISKDITYMLDTGIQTAVYRNNDETLRKQVGNFDFRFGYSFSNEFGKTPMSLGVLSVLAGVKAQNGRMFENNVRYGVNVSLLYQKEWGNWKVFTGATAQNYQLSQNFNTYYATFKIRYAFSNTHELRVEVNGERFYEEALVSYHYLF, from the coding sequence GTGTTTCCTCTGTACCTACTTACCTTTTTATTCATACTCTTCACTACTTCTCTTGGAGCCATCGAACCTCCTAGCAGTACAAGTATTCTCGAACTAGATTTTATTACTTCAAGGAAACAAGGGGAAAACCTTCCTAAATCTCCAAAGGCCAAACAATATCTACAAGAACTCATAAACGAAGCAAAAGAAAAACATCTATCAGAAGAAACACATTGGTATCGATTGTTAAGATTCAAAAAAACTAGATGGGGTTACCTGGAGAGTGAAGTAGATAACAAACGTTATTTCCTTTCCCCAGACGGGAAATACAATCCAGAAAAAGAACTAATTGCCACACTTCATAGTTTTTTTACAGAAGAAGCCATTCAAGAGGAATTGTTACATCCTCAATGTTATTTTCCAGAGAGATACCATTGGCTAAAAGAAAAATTGAAGTTTGATCAAAGTCGATTACCGGAAGTTTCTTGTGAACGATTTAAAGTTTGGAAAGATTCCCTAAATCCTGATTCCTTGTCTGTAGTTTTTTCCTCTTATTATATGCAAGCTCCAGCTTCTATGTTTGGACATACTCTCATCAAACTCAATAACAAGATAAATGAAAATGCTGAGTTGTTAGATTATGGAGTGAACTATGCAGCCAACCCAGTGGACATGGATCCATTCTCCTATGCTTATCGTGGACTGACCGGTGGATATCCAGGTAGTTTTGCTATCTTCCCTTATTATTTGAAAGTTAACGAATACAATGATATGGAAAGTCGAGATCTTTGGGAGTATAAATTAAAGTTAAAACCAGAAGAACGAGATAGGTTTATGCGACATCTTTGGGAGATGGGTCGGGCTGACTTTGATTATTTTTTTATCAACGAAAACTGTTCCTATCATTTGATGGAAATTTTGGAAGTTGCGATGCCGGAATTAAATATTAGTAACAAACCTGGATGGATTGTTGCTCCTGGAGATACCATTAAACTTTACTTAGCTGAAGATGGACTTGTTATTTCTAAAAAATATCGTCCTTCTTTATATTCCAAAATTAAATATAAAATATATGATATGACAGACGAAGAACGAACAACATACTTTGAAATGATTCGTTTTGAAAAAGCTTTCCTTCCTGAACCCAAAGATAATTTTCGTATGTCACTTGTGACTGATGCCGTTTTGGATACATATAGATATCGTTATACTTCAAAGCAAGAAATACCTAAACAACATAAAGAATATTACGATAAGTTACTCGTTTTTAGAAGTAAACAAACCGACGAATATACTTCCAAAGAAGAAGTTCCTTTGTCGACACCCCCAGAGGCTTCTCATCCACTGAGCCGAGTGGCCACATCATTTGGTGCCTCTTCTTTGGGGAATTTTGCAGAGTTTCAATACAGAATCGCTTATCATGATTTGTTGAATGTGAGTAAAGGACACGCCCCCAATTCTGAGTTAGCATTTTTTGATACAACTGTAAGGACTTATGAAAATAAAAAACCCGAACTAACTTCGATGAGTGCGGTAAAGGTGACATCAATCAATCCATATAATTCTATATCAAAAGATATTACTTATATGTTAGATACTGGAATACAAACTGCTGTTTACCGAAATAATGATGAAACTCTCCGGAAACAAGTTGGTAATTTTGATTTTCGTTTTGGATATTCTTTTTCAAATGAATTTGGAAAAACACCAATGAGTTTGGGAGTTCTTAGTGTTCTTGCTGGGGTTAAAGCCCAAAACGGAAGGATGTTTGAAAATAATGTTCGGTATGGTGTCAATGTCAGTTTGTTGTATCAAAAGGAGTGGGGGAATTGGAAGGTTTTTACAGGTGCTACGGCTCAAAATTACCAACTCAGTCAAAACTTTAATACATATTATGCAACATTTAAAATTCGATATGCATTTTCAAATACACATGAGTTACGAGTGGAAGTTAATGGAGAAAGGTTTTATGAAGAAGCTCTTGTTTCTTATCATTATTTATTTTAA
- a CDS encoding alpha/beta hydrolase: MKKLLFLIIIYFNFLFISCSSLYYHPTKEIYLTPKQMGFVYTPSFITAKDGVKLSVWKIHSQAVEKPKAVILQFHGNGQNMSTHFLSLVWLVNHGYELIIFDYRGYGESEGEPDPDDILEDSNLVLDFALEESRQKESKLIVYGQSLGGAIAMRSVADWKEKKEVVLLCIDGSFSSYRDVAKQTMNHVLFPPIGNLFAWLFHDNTSPRDFIASLSPIPILIIHGTEDTIVFFENGKQIFGLAGEPKVFWEIRGGGHVDWMNLGRSKFAKDFLVLLNRHLY, from the coding sequence ATGAAGAAGCTCTTGTTTCTTATCATTATTTATTTTAATTTTTTATTTATTAGTTGTTCTTCTTTGTATTACCATCCTACGAAAGAAATATATCTTACTCCTAAACAAATGGGTTTTGTTTATACACCATCATTTATCACTGCCAAGGATGGTGTGAAGTTGAGTGTATGGAAAATTCATTCACAAGCAGTAGAAAAACCTAAAGCAGTCATATTACAATTCCATGGAAATGGACAAAATATGAGCACTCATTTTTTATCTCTTGTCTGGCTTGTGAACCATGGATATGAACTGATAATTTTTGATTATCGAGGTTACGGTGAATCGGAAGGTGAACCTGATCCAGATGATATATTAGAAGATAGTAATTTAGTTTTGGATTTTGCGTTAGAGGAAAGCAGGCAAAAAGAATCCAAACTTATCGTTTATGGTCAGAGTCTTGGTGGAGCAATTGCAATGCGTTCTGTAGCTGACTGGAAAGAAAAAAAAGAAGTTGTTTTGCTTTGTATCGACGGTTCCTTTTCGTCTTATCGGGATGTTGCCAAACAGACTATGAATCATGTATTATTCCCTCCAATTGGGAACCTATTTGCCTGGTTATTCCATGACAACACAAGCCCTCGTGATTTTATTGCCAGCCTTTCTCCAATTCCAATCCTCATCATTCATGGGACAGAAGATACTATTGTTTTTTTTGAGAATGGAAAACAGATTTTTGGTCTGGCTGGTGAGCCCAAGGTATTTTGGGAAATTCGAGGAGGAGGGCATGTGGACTGGATGAACCTTGGTAGGTCAAAGTTTGCAAAAGATTTTTTGGTTCTACTCAATCGGCATTTGTACTGA